A window from Synechococcus sp. RSCCF101 encodes these proteins:
- the psbA gene encoding photosystem II q(b) protein → MTTTIQQRSGASVWDQFCAWVTSTNNRLYVGWFGVLMIPTLLAATICYIVAFIAAPPVDIDGIREPVAGSLLYGNNIISGAVVPSSNAIGLHFYPIWEAASLDEWLYNGGPYQLVVFHFLIGVFCYMGREWELSYRLGMRPWICVAYSAPVAAASAVFLVYPFGQGSFSDGMPLGISGTFNFMLVFQAEHNILMHPFHMLGVAGVFGGSLFSAMHGSLVTSSLVRETTESESQNYGYKFGQEEETYNIVAAHGYFGRLIFQYASFNNSRSLHFFLAAWPVIGIWFTALGVSTMAFNLNGFNFNQSILDGQGRVLNTWADVLNRANLGMEVMHERNAHNFPLDLAAAESTPVALTAPAIG, encoded by the coding sequence ATGACCACCACCATTCAGCAGCGCTCCGGCGCTTCGGTGTGGGACCAGTTCTGTGCATGGGTCACCTCCACCAACAACCGTCTGTATGTCGGTTGGTTCGGTGTGCTGATGATCCCCACGCTGCTGGCCGCCACCATCTGCTACATCGTCGCCTTCATCGCGGCACCCCCCGTCGACATCGACGGCATCCGTGAGCCGGTTGCCGGCTCGCTGCTTTACGGCAACAACATCATCTCCGGTGCTGTTGTGCCTTCGAGCAACGCCATCGGCCTGCACTTCTACCCCATCTGGGAAGCCGCTTCTCTGGATGAGTGGCTGTACAACGGCGGTCCTTACCAGCTGGTTGTCTTCCACTTCCTGATCGGCGTCTTCTGCTACATGGGCCGTGAGTGGGAACTCTCCTACCGCCTGGGCATGCGCCCCTGGATCTGCGTCGCCTACAGCGCCCCCGTGGCTGCTGCCAGCGCCGTGTTCCTGGTGTACCCCTTCGGTCAGGGCTCCTTCTCCGACGGCATGCCCCTCGGCATCAGCGGCACCTTCAACTTCATGCTGGTGTTCCAGGCTGAGCACAACATCCTGATGCACCCCTTCCACATGCTGGGTGTGGCGGGTGTGTTCGGCGGCAGCCTGTTCTCCGCCATGCACGGTTCGCTGGTGACCTCCTCGCTGGTTCGTGAGACCACCGAGAGCGAGAGCCAGAACTATGGCTACAAGTTCGGACAGGAAGAGGAGACCTACAACATCGTGGCTGCCCACGGTTACTTCGGTCGCCTGATCTTCCAATACGCCAGCTTCAACAACAGCCGCAGCCTGCACTTCTTCCTGGCTGCCTGGCCTGTGATCGGCATCTGGTTCACCGCCCTTGGCGTGAGCACGATGGCGTTCAACCTGAACGGCTTCAACTTCAACCAGTCCATCCTTGATGGACAGGGCCGTGTGCTGAACACCTGGGCTGACGTGCTGAACCGCGCCAACCTGGGCATGGAAGTGATGCACGAGCGCAACGCTCACAACTTCCCGCTGGACCTGGCTGCTGCCGAGTCCACGCCTGTGGCCCTGACCGCTCCGGCGATCGGCTGA
- a CDS encoding SdiA-regulated domain-containing protein — protein MAASAVPWFSLTYLDRHKLRGEGDALREPSGLALCPDGSALWTVSDDSRHLVLIDPEGQPIPGRSFRTGEEGLEALALDPAGRILHAVQEDTTTLLSLDLEDQRVVQRQPLAAMEGYAAVAELFEQGPANKGLEGLSVHSGSGALFALKEGQPRLMLEIAPDLSAIRHVRRLGPGQGFVDSVISDAELDLSGLCHQPGGDRFWIISDRASRLFLYDWQNDAVIQSALLAYGRRGELHCIDKAEGVAVDPQRQRLYVVSDSEARLYVFDLRH, from the coding sequence ATGGCCGCTTCCGCCGTTCCCTGGTTCTCGCTCACCTACCTCGATCGCCACAAACTGCGGGGTGAGGGCGACGCGCTGAGGGAGCCCTCCGGTCTGGCCCTCTGCCCCGACGGATCGGCCCTGTGGACGGTCAGCGACGACAGCCGCCATCTCGTGCTGATCGATCCGGAGGGACAACCCATCCCCGGTCGGAGCTTCCGCACCGGCGAAGAGGGGCTGGAAGCCCTGGCGCTGGACCCTGCCGGACGCATCCTCCACGCCGTGCAGGAAGACACCACCACCCTTCTGAGCCTTGATCTGGAGGATCAGCGGGTGGTGCAGCGGCAGCCGCTGGCGGCGATGGAGGGCTACGCCGCCGTTGCGGAGCTGTTCGAGCAGGGTCCGGCCAACAAGGGGCTGGAAGGGCTCAGCGTCCACAGCGGCAGCGGCGCCCTGTTCGCCCTCAAGGAGGGCCAGCCGCGACTGATGCTGGAGATCGCTCCCGACCTGAGCGCCATCCGCCACGTGCGGCGGCTCGGCCCGGGCCAGGGCTTCGTCGACAGCGTGATCTCCGATGCCGAACTGGATCTCTCCGGGCTCTGCCACCAGCCGGGCGGAGACCGGTTCTGGATCATCAGCGACCGGGCGAGCCGGCTGTTTCTCTACGACTGGCAGAACGATGCCGTGATCCAGAGCGCCCTGCTGGCCTATGGACGCCGCGGCGAACTGCACTGCATCGACAAAGCCGAAGGCGTGGCCGTCGACCCGCAGCGGCAGCGTCTGTATGTGGTGAGTGACAGTGAAGCCAGGCTGTACGTGTTCGACCTGCGCCACTGA
- a CDS encoding glycosyltransferase, with translation MDDGSSDASFAFLKTRGWTDSANGTRITHLRHETTQGISRSRRLGASRSCGDTLVFMDAHLSFPQPDLLNNVHRVLTSGDCDLLGIDCADSSSGISTAGFIYTSQHICHQAMAWLRAADGPLEGVSVPFVNGGFFAIRRACYDALQGFPDFIEGWGHEDRFLSTVAHYRGFRVRSYQQLQVWHPYKTTARGTAAQPAAAVNSAERMLMNSLRCGYILYDDTTFELVCEQLSADYGPAALNGGLSRLEHEKAALDEHLSAIGLTPCERNRQMALFFERYRPWLPMVDEALLQQARQLDPQAGLPLVQALPHVLPSLRPPESTDYSVARLFVEAHHLFHSGDLSAAMTALLEGLTHDPDHLPSCRLLTLTLRQLGRHASARMWLEHADRVIRKHHTQGTIRPLACSDQGFRNRHLRHYFWPGLECEVWTDLAMDAAAGSDCQQAMDWLARALTLHPNDATARAAMASLQMGVVPERWASGQGLSGSGAAGDASIGSRRAA, from the coding sequence GTGGACGATGGTTCGAGCGACGCCAGCTTCGCCTTCCTGAAGACAAGGGGTTGGACTGATTCAGCCAATGGCACGCGAATCACTCATCTCCGACATGAGACGACGCAGGGCATCTCACGCTCCAGACGCCTCGGTGCCAGCAGGAGTTGTGGCGACACGCTGGTGTTCATGGATGCCCATCTCAGCTTCCCCCAGCCAGACCTGCTGAACAACGTTCACAGAGTGCTGACCAGCGGTGACTGCGACCTTCTGGGCATTGACTGCGCCGACAGCAGCTCAGGCATCAGCACTGCGGGATTCATCTACACCAGCCAGCACATCTGCCACCAGGCCATGGCCTGGCTGAGGGCAGCGGATGGCCCGCTGGAGGGCGTGAGTGTTCCGTTTGTGAATGGCGGCTTCTTCGCGATTCGAAGAGCCTGCTACGACGCGCTGCAGGGATTTCCTGACTTCATCGAGGGCTGGGGGCACGAAGACCGGTTCCTGAGCACCGTCGCCCACTATCGGGGCTTCCGGGTCCGGAGTTATCAGCAGCTGCAGGTCTGGCATCCCTACAAGACCACGGCCCGCGGGACAGCCGCGCAGCCAGCCGCAGCGGTGAATTCCGCGGAACGGATGCTGATGAACAGCCTGCGCTGCGGCTACATCCTCTACGACGACACCACGTTCGAGCTGGTCTGTGAACAGCTCTCGGCCGACTACGGGCCAGCGGCACTGAACGGAGGGCTGAGCCGACTGGAACACGAGAAGGCGGCCCTGGATGAGCACCTCAGCGCCATCGGCCTGACCCCCTGCGAGAGAAACAGGCAGATGGCGCTGTTCTTCGAGCGCTATCGGCCCTGGCTACCGATGGTGGATGAGGCCCTACTGCAACAGGCCCGCCAGCTGGACCCACAGGCGGGCCTGCCGCTGGTGCAGGCTCTGCCTCACGTGCTCCCCTCTCTGCGACCACCGGAGAGCACGGACTACAGCGTGGCGCGGCTGTTCGTTGAAGCCCATCACCTCTTTCACAGCGGCGATCTCAGCGCCGCCATGACAGCCCTGCTCGAAGGACTGACTCATGATCCGGATCATCTGCCCTCCTGCAGGCTGCTCACGCTCACGCTCCGGCAACTCGGCAGACACGCCTCTGCACGGATGTGGCTGGAGCATGCGGATCGGGTGATCCGGAAGCATCACACCCAGGGCACGATCCGACCCTTGGCCTGCAGCGATCAAGGCTTCCGCAACCGCCACCTGCGGCACTACTTCTGGCCCGGTCTGGAGTGTGAGGTCTGGACGGATCTGGCCATGGATGCAGCCGCCGGGTCGGATTGTCAGCAGGCCATGGATTGGCTGGCGCGCGCTCTCACGCTCCATCCCAACGACGCAACCGCCAGGGCAGCGATGGCCTCTCTGCAGATGGGCGTTGTGCCGGAGCGGTGGGCTTCGGGCCAGGGTCTGAGCGGCTCTGGAGCCGCGGGCGATGCCAGCATCGGAAGCCGACGCGCGGCCTGA
- a CDS encoding rhodanese-related sulfurtransferase: MPPVLIAAFYRFAPLGTGRRAWKQELEELGRRQGLKGTLLLAAEGINGTVAGPESGVGELLKTLQARPGFADLPVRFSRADTAPFHRFKVRLKREIVSMGAPALDPRIRVGHYVSPHDWDALIADPGTLVIDTRNAYEVAVGSFEGAVDPHTASFHDFPSWVERELRPLVARQRPQRLALFCTGGIRCEKATSHLVEQGFSEVHHLQGGILRYLEERPEQGSRWRGECFVFDQRVALNHQLEPGEHSLCHACRMPLSPADRQLQSYVEGLSCRHCIDQRSAADRRRFGERQQQMVLAAARGEPHIGRVFPQEG, encoded by the coding sequence ATGCCCCCGGTGTTGATCGCCGCCTTCTACCGCTTTGCACCGCTGGGGACTGGTCGCCGGGCCTGGAAGCAGGAGTTGGAGGAGCTGGGCCGGCGGCAGGGCCTGAAGGGCACCCTGCTGCTGGCCGCGGAAGGGATCAACGGCACCGTGGCCGGGCCGGAGAGCGGCGTGGGCGAACTGCTGAAGACGCTTCAGGCCCGACCGGGGTTTGCCGATCTGCCGGTGCGCTTCAGCCGGGCGGACACGGCACCCTTTCATCGCTTCAAGGTGCGCCTCAAGCGGGAGATCGTGAGCATGGGCGCGCCCGCGCTGGACCCCCGCATCCGGGTGGGCCATTACGTGAGCCCCCACGACTGGGATGCTCTGATCGCGGATCCCGGCACCCTCGTGATCGACACCCGCAACGCCTACGAGGTGGCGGTGGGCAGTTTCGAGGGTGCGGTGGATCCCCACACCGCCAGCTTCCACGACTTCCCTAGCTGGGTGGAGCGCGAGTTGCGGCCGCTGGTGGCGCGGCAACGGCCGCAGCGTCTGGCCCTCTTCTGCACCGGCGGCATCCGCTGCGAGAAGGCCACCAGTCACCTGGTTGAGCAGGGGTTCAGCGAGGTGCATCATCTGCAGGGCGGCATCCTCCGCTATCTGGAGGAGCGGCCCGAGCAGGGCAGCCGCTGGCGGGGTGAGTGCTTCGTGTTTGATCAGCGGGTGGCCCTGAACCACCAGCTGGAGCCGGGCGAGCACAGCCTCTGCCATGCCTGTCGCATGCCGTTGAGCCCCGCCGACCGGCAGCTGCAGAGCTATGTGGAAGGGTTGAGCTGCCGCCACTGCATCGATCAGCGCAGCGCCGCCGACCGCCGCCGCTTCGGGGAGCGCCAGCAGCAGATGGTGCTGGCCGCAGCCCGGGGTGAGCCCCACATCGGCCGGGTCTTCCCGCAGGAGGGCTGA
- a CDS encoding serine hydrolase → MANLSLRQATPALALIGGLLLAAPGSPARAATPSPTAVSPAADTQALNRALAALPGLISTAMERTGLPGLAVVVVHNDEAVLLQGYGTRRLGSGEPVDADTVFQLASLSKPVASTVIAAAVGDGLIDWDEPVMRWLPELRIGSADVASRVTLRDLLSHRSGLPDHAGDDLEDLGFPRDTILQRLAALDTGNRFRAAYAYTNFGFAAAGEAAARAAGMSWEELSEERLYQPLGLQRTSSRHAAFVAEPNRASLHQRLDGRWQVSEGRQPDAQSPAGGVSASARDLARWMRLHLNGGTLDGRRIVAEAALAESHRPQAISRPPLDSGRDRAGLYGLGWNVTHDGVAPVRLSHSGAFALGAATAVTLIPARGLGIAVLSNGTPMGVPESVIASFLDLVLHGTIRRDYAAAMAPAFAASLEPDYEPVREPAATAELPLERYTGTYRNSYVGDAVVERGPAGLQLRLGPKGRPAPLTAHGGHRFSYQPWGENAGGPSAVRFTIGADGQASRVSIDALDGAGMGTLQRLRSP, encoded by the coding sequence ATGGCCAACCTCTCCCTCCGCCAGGCCACGCCGGCGCTGGCTCTGATCGGCGGCCTGCTGCTGGCCGCCCCAGGCTCACCCGCCCGGGCGGCCACGCCCTCCCCCACCGCAGTGAGTCCGGCCGCCGACACCCAGGCGCTGAATCGGGCGCTGGCAGCGCTGCCCGGTCTGATCAGCACGGCGATGGAGCGCACCGGGCTGCCGGGCCTGGCCGTGGTGGTGGTGCACAACGATGAGGCCGTTCTCCTGCAGGGCTACGGGACTCGCCGGCTGGGCAGCGGCGAACCGGTGGATGCCGACACGGTGTTCCAGCTGGCCTCGCTCTCCAAGCCGGTGGCGAGCACGGTGATCGCCGCGGCGGTGGGCGACGGACTGATCGACTGGGATGAGCCCGTGATGCGGTGGCTGCCGGAGCTCAGGATCGGGTCAGCGGACGTGGCATCCCGGGTGACCCTGCGGGACCTGCTCTCGCACCGGAGCGGCCTGCCGGATCACGCCGGCGACGACCTGGAGGATCTCGGCTTCCCGCGCGACACGATCCTGCAGCGCCTGGCCGCGCTGGACACCGGCAACCGCTTCCGCGCGGCCTACGCCTACACCAACTTCGGCTTCGCGGCCGCCGGAGAAGCGGCTGCCCGAGCCGCCGGCATGAGCTGGGAGGAGCTCTCCGAGGAGCGCCTGTACCAACCCCTGGGGCTGCAGCGCACCAGCTCCCGCCATGCGGCCTTCGTCGCCGAGCCCAACCGCGCCTCCCTGCATCAGCGACTCGATGGCCGCTGGCAGGTGAGCGAAGGTCGTCAGCCGGATGCCCAGTCACCGGCCGGCGGCGTCAGCGCCTCGGCCCGCGATCTGGCCCGCTGGATGCGGCTCCATCTCAATGGCGGCACGCTGGACGGCCGGCGGATCGTGGCGGAGGCCGCCCTGGCGGAAAGCCACCGGCCCCAGGCGATCAGCCGGCCGCCACTGGACTCCGGCCGCGATCGGGCCGGCCTCTACGGCCTGGGCTGGAACGTGACGCATGACGGCGTCGCCCCGGTGCGCCTCAGCCACTCCGGTGCGTTCGCCCTGGGGGCGGCCACCGCCGTGACCCTGATCCCTGCCCGCGGGCTCGGCATCGCGGTGCTCAGCAACGGCACGCCCATGGGGGTGCCCGAGTCGGTGATCGCCTCGTTTCTCGACCTGGTGCTGCACGGCACCATCCGCCGGGATTACGCCGCCGCGATGGCGCCCGCCTTCGCCGCCTCGCTCGAGCCCGACTACGAGCCGGTGCGCGAGCCAGCCGCCACCGCCGAGCTGCCGCTCGAGCGGTACACGGGCACCTACCGCAACAGCTATGTCGGTGACGCCGTGGTGGAACGGGGGCCGGCCGGCCTGCAGCTGCGGCTGGGGCCGAAGGGCCGCCCCGCACCGCTCACCGCCCATGGCGGCCATCGCTTCTCGTACCAGCCCTGGGGCGAGAACGCCGGCGGGCCCAGTGCCGTGCGCTTCACGATCGGAGCCGACGGGCAGGCCAGCCGCGTCAGCATCGATGCGCTCGATGGCGCCGGCATGGGAACGCTGCAGCGGCTGCGCTCGCCATGA
- a CDS encoding DUF3955 domain-containing protein — protein MPTIVAVIALGGAVISGGAYTLIGSEVDDDGILREPFVLIPMAYTLTAVSGVSAALSLATRKR, from the coding sequence TTGCCAACAATCGTCGCTGTCATTGCCCTGGGCGGCGCTGTGATCAGCGGCGGTGCTTACACACTCATCGGCTCAGAAGTTGATGACGATGGCATCCTTCGCGAACCCTTCGTCCTCATCCCGATGGCCTATACGCTGACCGCTGTCTCAGGAGTGAGCGCCGCACTCAGCCTGGCGACAAGAAAGCGTTGA
- a CDS encoding DUF952 domain-containing protein, producing the protein MAELPVLYSFRRCPYALRARLALLAAGVVVELREVALKAKPEALLKASPKGTVPVLLLPDGQVIEESLEVMGWALHQGDPHDWCRRGDSAAQQAMASLIASNDDRFKPHLDRFKYASRYPDGADQREEHHRAALTVLREWNARLAPGGWLLGDRPCLADWALLPFVRQFRIADPTDFDALADLAPLQQWLGRFLASPELAAVMTKHAPWQPPEPGPAFPAGSRQLRLAPGERLHHLALPDDWERAQANGEYRISTRGRTLEQVGFIHACREHQLTATRCRFYSDAGPLLELVIDPARLSCPVREEPPSAGSAIDEAMAAGREPECFPHIYGPLPLTAVDAVRPIPPPH; encoded by the coding sequence GTGGCGGAGCTGCCGGTGCTCTACAGCTTCCGCCGCTGCCCCTACGCGCTGCGCGCCCGCCTGGCGCTGCTGGCGGCGGGGGTGGTGGTGGAGCTGCGCGAGGTGGCGCTGAAGGCCAAACCCGAGGCACTGCTCAAGGCGTCTCCGAAAGGAACCGTGCCGGTTCTGCTGCTGCCGGACGGGCAGGTGATCGAAGAGAGCCTGGAGGTGATGGGCTGGGCGCTCCACCAGGGCGATCCGCACGACTGGTGCCGCCGGGGCGATTCCGCCGCGCAGCAGGCCATGGCCAGCCTGATCGCCAGCAACGACGATCGCTTCAAGCCTCACCTCGACCGCTTCAAGTACGCCAGCCGCTATCCGGATGGCGCTGATCAGCGGGAGGAGCACCACCGGGCGGCGCTGACCGTGCTGCGCGAGTGGAACGCACGCCTGGCGCCGGGCGGCTGGCTGCTGGGGGATCGGCCCTGCCTGGCCGACTGGGCGCTGCTGCCCTTCGTGCGCCAGTTCCGCATCGCCGATCCCACCGACTTCGACGCACTGGCCGATCTGGCTCCCCTGCAGCAGTGGCTGGGGCGTTTTCTGGCCAGCCCGGAGCTGGCAGCCGTGATGACCAAACACGCGCCCTGGCAGCCCCCGGAGCCGGGACCGGCCTTCCCTGCCGGGAGCCGTCAACTGCGGCTGGCCCCCGGCGAGCGGCTACATCACCTGGCCCTGCCGGACGACTGGGAGCGGGCTCAAGCCAACGGGGAGTACCGCATCTCCACCCGCGGCCGCACCCTCGAGCAGGTGGGCTTCATCCATGCCTGCCGCGAGCACCAGCTCACCGCCACCCGCTGCCGCTTCTACAGCGATGCCGGACCCCTGCTGGAGCTGGTGATCGACCCGGCTCGGCTCTCCTGCCCGGTGCGTGAGGAGCCGCCGTCAGCGGGATCAGCCATCGACGAGGCCATGGCTGCCGGTAGAGAGCCGGAATGCTTCCCGCACATCTACGGCCCCCTGCCGCTGACGGCGGTGGACGCCGTGCGCCCCATCCCTCCCCCACATTGA